A region of Candidatus Nezhaarchaeota archaeon DNA encodes the following proteins:
- the moaA gene encoding GTP 3',8-cyclase MoaA, protein MLYDRYGRPITSLRVTVTHRCNYRCFYCHMEGELGHEELRAEEIFRLVRVGKELGIDKVKLTGGEPLVRNDVIEIIRLIASLNLSDLAMTTNGSLLKGIASKLSEAGLRRVNVSLPSLKEGVFEKITGVRMLNNVIEGLLEAKDCNLDPIKLNVVLLKGLNDSEVLDLMDFARKHEFILQLIELEPVGIEDELYKAHHVPLDDIEEWLKERAVKVEVRSYMHGRRQYDLGGLKVEVVKPVNNPYFCMHCTRLRITADGKLKPCLMRGDNLIDVLGAIRGGDGDEELAKLFIKAVEAKEPYFKDGEANRSKRVKGLRIC, encoded by the coding sequence TTGCTTTACGATAGGTACGGTAGGCCTATAACTAGCTTGAGGGTCACCGTAACTCATAGATGTAATTATAGATGTTTCTACTGTCACATGGAAGGGGAGCTCGGCCATGAAGAGCTTAGAGCTGAGGAGATATTTAGGCTTGTTCGTGTTGGTAAGGAGCTTGGCATAGACAAGGTTAAACTGACTGGTGGTGAGCCCCTTGTTCGAAATGATGTGATTGAGATTATTAGGCTCATAGCTTCTCTAAACCTGTCAGACTTGGCTATGACGACTAATGGTTCGCTACTTAAGGGGATCGCCTCTAAGCTTAGTGAGGCTGGGCTTAGAAGAGTGAATGTTAGTTTACCTTCTTTAAAGGAGGGGGTATTTGAGAAGATAACAGGCGTTAGGATGCTGAACAACGTAATTGAGGGGTTGCTTGAAGCTAAGGATTGCAACTTAGACCCCATAAAGCTCAATGTAGTGTTGCTGAAGGGCTTAAATGATTCTGAGGTATTAGACTTGATGGATTTTGCTAGGAAGCATGAATTCATCCTTCAATTGATAGAGCTAGAACCGGTAGGCATCGAAGATGAGCTTTATAAGGCGCATCATGTACCCTTAGACGACATCGAGGAATGGCTTAAGGAGAGGGCCGTTAAGGTAGAAGTTAGAAGTTACATGCACGGTAGGAGGCAGTACGACCTCGGAGGTCTTAAAGTTGAGGTAGTGAAACCAGTAAATAACCCGTATTTCTGCATGCATTGTACAAGACTTAGGATCACAGCCGATGGGAAGTTAAAGCCCTGCCTCATGAGGGGCGATAACCTAATTGACGTACTAGGTGCTATTAGAGGGGGGGATGGTGATGAAGAGCTTGCCAAGCTGTTCATAAAGGCTGTCGAAGCTAAGGAGCCGTACTTTAAAGATGGAGAAGCAAACAGAAGCAAGAGGGTTAAAGGGTTAAGGATTTGTTAG
- a CDS encoding methyltransferase domain-containing protein has translation MTEGYVEGDQEQPLDCVIKKIVTMFYENVSSKLTTKQAMRPGGLRLTREVLRIADVKPGWRILDVACGMGSTIKSLIRDFNCQAYGLDLSAKLIKKAKRSLYKPHYRCMTELVRADSELMPIREGSFDAVLCECSLSLFPNKCGALNEMIRVVKRGGKVIITDVTIRDNSIKETMDAANWCMCIAGAETLGSYLRLMEGLGLKVIYYRDVSEVYDWESSDPELKSALEGRIGYAIMIGVKP, from the coding sequence TTGACGGAGGGCTATGTTGAAGGTGACCAAGAACAACCACTTGATTGCGTGATCAAGAAAATCGTTACGATGTTCTACGAGAATGTGAGCTCTAAGCTTACGACCAAGCAAGCTATGAGGCCCGGTGGCTTGAGACTCACTAGGGAGGTTCTAAGGATAGCTGATGTTAAGCCTGGCTGGAGAATTCTTGACGTGGCCTGTGGAATGGGATCAACAATCAAGTCATTAATAAGGGACTTCAATTGCCAAGCCTACGGTCTAGACTTATCAGCCAAACTCATCAAGAAAGCAAAGAGATCGTTGTACAAGCCTCACTATAGATGCATGACTGAGCTAGTGCGTGCGGACTCTGAGCTCATGCCAATAAGGGAGGGCTCCTTTGACGCTGTGTTGTGTGAATGCTCATTATCTCTATTCCCAAATAAGTGTGGAGCCCTTAACGAGATGATTAGGGTGGTGAAGAGAGGGGGAAAAGTGATAATAACTGACGTCACCATAAGAGACAATTCAATCAAGGAGACTATGGATGCAGCTAATTGGTGTATGTGCATAGCCGGAGCAGAAACATTAGGGAGCTACTTAAGGTTGATGGAAGGGTTAGGGTTAAAGGTCATCTACTATCGAGATGTATCAGAAGTTTACGACTGGGAATCCTCAGATCCCGAGCTTAAATCTGCCTTAGAGGGAAGGATAGGTTACGCGATAATGATAGGCGTTAAACCATAG
- a CDS encoding molybdopterin molybdotransferase MoeA, translated as MMSPGAVREDWKRVLKLTSPEEAIEKLLKSLEIKPKIEEVDVINCLGRVLAEDVVAQQDIPPYDCACFEGYAIKSEDTLSASKSKPVKLKIVGKMLPGLKEIPKVESGQAVFVVTGAPMPPGADALVRVEETRLENGYVLVFRAVKRMENVASKGEDVRAGSSILKAGHVIRPVDVGLLMSLGYSKVKVYAKPRVAIISVGRDLYLKSLSAKGTPPNNYAYVIKGFIEEIGGIADVLGIIPDDVEVIKKTLGEALDRYDVVLTMGSCSIGINDAVPDAVNSLGGPGVIVHGLNLSPGKPAGFGIVGGKPIIMLPAHIVSAVAAFYTLCLPLLATMTGRELERMLPYVYAKLDGHEEPWGGYRFLRLDVRDVDGEFVARPMHGGANVMMTLVRASHFTILPPGVEVKRGDRLKLKALSLLHLLP; from the coding sequence ATGATGTCTCCCGGAGCTGTAAGAGAAGATTGGAAGAGAGTATTAAAGCTTACTTCACCTGAGGAGGCAATTGAAAAGTTATTGAAGAGCTTAGAGATTAAGCCTAAGATTGAAGAGGTAGACGTAATTAATTGTCTTGGCAGGGTGCTTGCTGAAGATGTTGTTGCTCAGCAAGATATACCACCATATGATTGTGCGTGCTTTGAAGGTTACGCTATTAAATCTGAGGATACTTTGAGCGCATCAAAGAGCAAGCCGGTTAAGTTAAAGATAGTTGGAAAGATGCTTCCAGGCTTAAAGGAGATACCAAAGGTCGAGAGCGGGCAGGCAGTCTTCGTGGTTACTGGTGCTCCAATGCCGCCAGGTGCTGATGCACTAGTTAGGGTTGAAGAAACGAGATTGGAGAACGGCTACGTCTTGGTCTTCAGAGCGGTAAAGAGAATGGAGAACGTGGCATCTAAAGGTGAGGATGTGAGAGCTGGAAGTTCAATACTGAAGGCTGGGCATGTCATTAGGCCAGTAGATGTTGGCTTACTCATGAGCTTGGGCTACTCTAAGGTTAAAGTGTATGCAAAGCCTCGAGTGGCAATCATATCTGTCGGGAGAGATCTATACCTCAAGAGTTTAAGTGCTAAAGGGACCCCGCCAAATAACTATGCTTATGTAATTAAGGGGTTCATCGAAGAGATTGGTGGGATTGCTGATGTGTTAGGCATAATCCCAGACGACGTGGAAGTCATCAAGAAAACTTTAGGTGAGGCGTTGGATAGATACGATGTTGTACTCACGATGGGTAGCTGTAGCATAGGGATTAATGATGCTGTGCCAGACGCTGTAAACAGCCTTGGAGGACCGGGTGTTATAGTCCACGGGCTTAATTTGAGTCCTGGAAAGCCAGCAGGCTTCGGTATCGTAGGGGGCAAGCCTATTATAATGCTCCCAGCGCACATAGTCTCAGCGGTAGCAGCATTCTATACTTTATGCTTACCTCTATTAGCGACCATGACCGGCAGAGAATTAGAAAGAATGTTGCCCTACGTGTACGCCAAGCTTGATGGGCATGAGGAACCGTGGGGCGGTTATAGGTTCCTGAGGCTTGATGTTAGGGATGTTGATGGAGAATTTGTTGCTAGACCAATGCATGGTGGAGCTAATGTCATGATGACGTTGGTGAGAGCTAGCCACTTTACGATATTACCGCCCGGGGTCGAGGTTAAGAGGGGTGACAGGCTAAAACTTAAGGCGCTATCACTGTTGCACTTACTACCATAA
- a CDS encoding 4Fe-4S dicluster domain-containing protein, with product MPEYGIMADLDRCVGCRACELACRNENQLSEAMSFIRNVRIGPEMMNGKIVMYFVSLPCMHCGRAPCAEVCPAKAIRKRPDGIVLLDETKCIGCKYCMWVCPFGAPQFNAQLGRMQKCRLCVQRIEKGLEPACVRTCHVKALKFGTIEQLSEAAKMKVARRAAALRMPGIMTPL from the coding sequence ATGCCAGAGTACGGCATCATGGCCGATCTTGATAGATGCGTTGGTTGCAGGGCTTGCGAGCTTGCCTGTAGAAATGAAAATCAATTATCTGAGGCTATGAGCTTTATAAGGAATGTTAGAATAGGTCCAGAGATGATGAATGGCAAGATTGTCATGTACTTCGTGTCTCTACCATGCATGCATTGTGGCCGAGCTCCCTGCGCTGAAGTATGCCCAGCTAAAGCGATTAGGAAGAGGCCCGATGGAATAGTACTGCTCGATGAAACCAAGTGTATAGGATGTAAGTACTGCATGTGGGTTTGCCCATTCGGTGCTCCTCAGTTCAATGCTCAATTGGGAAGAATGCAAAAGTGTCGACTTTGTGTGCAAAGGATTGAAAAGGGACTTGAACCTGCATGTGTAAGGACTTGCCATGTTAAGGCCCTCAAATTTGGAACAATTGAACAATTGTCTGAGGCTGCTAAGATGAAGGTGGCTAGAAGAGCAGCTGCGCTTAGAATGCCAGGGATCATGACCCCGCTGTAG
- a CDS encoding succinate dehydrogenase/fumarate reductase iron-sulfur subunit, whose product MNSEKDKLTVKVFKYNPEVDEKPYYSIYEVPWREGMTVLEVLRYIYEVYEPIAFRFHCRSGICGACGVMLNGRPVLACRTYVDKPGEIVIEPLKNFNVIRDLIVDRRPALEQTIKLEPWLIRSKRPSDFEKLEWPLEERELFYLLSTCRECYLCRAACPVAEVGLKRPDITRYPGAKFYIRDLATRFFDPRDEAKDVRCVKLRDDIDAYACTTCKKCWEVCPREFEIPEVMEILRSFIAKAGMGPLEGHKVFVNFILKTGRSVERQKTPLLEQVPEIVDVSNPVDEVLFFTGCLIDYRLQGVGLGVIEVLKRNNVRVIIPKDQQCCGSPAIRSGLFDVGKAQALKNTEVFERYGVKKVVMGCPGCLLTWRINFPKFVSQVRGYPPRLEVYEVVEYLVNVIGLDRLNKQLGRIDMTVTYHDSCHLRRGCGIWKEPRELIKLIPGLEFKEMMEHDVCCGSGGGVRASRRAVSVEVGKRKAANIMAAGVEGVIMECPFCYIQISDMLQQFNGGKVKVLYLVDLMADAYRRAESR is encoded by the coding sequence TTGAACAGTGAGAAAGATAAACTTACTGTAAAGGTGTTCAAGTATAATCCAGAAGTAGATGAAAAGCCATATTACTCCATCTATGAGGTTCCATGGCGCGAAGGGATGACAGTCCTAGAGGTGTTAAGGTACATATACGAGGTTTATGAGCCCATAGCCTTTAGATTTCATTGTAGGTCCGGTATATGTGGTGCCTGCGGTGTCATGCTTAATGGTAGACCTGTCTTAGCTTGTAGAACTTATGTCGATAAACCCGGAGAGATAGTGATAGAGCCGTTAAAGAACTTTAATGTAATAAGAGATCTTATAGTTGACAGGAGGCCAGCATTAGAGCAAACTATCAAGCTAGAGCCTTGGTTGATAAGGAGCAAGAGGCCGAGTGATTTTGAAAAGCTTGAGTGGCCTCTTGAAGAGCGAGAACTGTTTTACCTGCTCTCAACATGTAGGGAGTGCTACTTATGTAGAGCTGCATGTCCTGTGGCTGAAGTGGGCCTTAAGAGGCCGGATATAACGAGGTATCCTGGTGCTAAGTTTTACATCAGGGATTTAGCGACGAGATTCTTCGATCCTAGAGATGAGGCTAAGGATGTTAGGTGTGTGAAACTAAGAGATGACATAGATGCTTACGCATGCACTACGTGTAAGAAGTGCTGGGAGGTTTGTCCAAGAGAATTTGAGATTCCAGAGGTTATGGAGATCTTAAGGTCATTTATTGCGAAGGCTGGAATGGGCCCTCTTGAGGGACACAAGGTCTTTGTCAACTTTATACTGAAAACGGGGAGATCCGTTGAAAGACAGAAAACACCGCTGTTGGAACAAGTCCCAGAGATAGTCGACGTCTCCAATCCGGTCGATGAGGTATTATTCTTCACCGGCTGCTTAATTGATTATAGGCTTCAGGGGGTTGGTTTAGGAGTAATAGAGGTACTTAAGAGGAATAATGTTAGGGTCATCATACCCAAGGATCAACAATGCTGCGGATCTCCAGCTATAAGATCTGGTCTCTTTGATGTTGGCAAGGCCCAAGCCCTAAAGAACACAGAGGTCTTTGAGAGATACGGTGTTAAAAAGGTTGTAATGGGATGTCCTGGCTGTCTACTAACTTGGAGAATAAACTTCCCTAAGTTTGTTTCTCAGGTACGAGGTTACCCCCCACGCCTTGAGGTCTACGAGGTGGTAGAGTATCTGGTCAATGTTATTGGTTTGGACAGATTAAATAAACAGCTTGGTAGGATTGACATGACCGTAACGTACCACGACTCGTGCCACTTAAGGAGGGGTTGCGGAATTTGGAAGGAGCCTCGAGAGCTTATCAAGCTAATACCTGGTCTGGAATTTAAAGAGATGATGGAGCACGATGTCTGTTGTGGCTCCGGTGGTGGCGTGAGGGCAAGCAGGAGGGCTGTCTCAGTTGAGGTAGGCAAGAGGAAGGCTGCGAACATCATGGCTGCTGGCGTCGAGGGTGTCATCATGGAGTGCCCCTTCTGCTACATCCAGATAAGTGATATGTTGCAACAATTCAATGGTGGAAAGGTCAAGGTCTTATACCTAGTAGACTTGATGGCCGACGCCTACAGGAGGGCTGAGAGTAGGTGA
- a CDS encoding FAD-binding protein — protein MIKIKRMETDVLVIGGGAAGMRAAIAANDTGAKVMLLDKGLIGRSGMSGTIPYWNVPAPIIPEEDEYFEDLMRSSHGLADPRLLKVLVSEARDRVMELEEYGNIFTRDSLGGVSPIQAEGHSKARVFTPAYSWIMAMQLFRRGVMVHDETFVTSLLKVGDRVVGAVAISLKEGVLLAIKSKATIIATGGAGHVFGMDTRLWQSTNPVELTGDGYALAYNAGAELVDMEFNQVVLEPQYSSGLGQTFTSSALALARSLRSSEAFQGAPSVHHMLGGVVIDEHGRTSIPGLYACGEVAGGLHLKATDQFIGCLVFGKRAGEAAAKEERGGDLSMNEVAREVDRVLSVLNSNPENPLTPHILRRRLMNTMWNKVGLAKSEKSLIEALNVIEEVKSSLPRMHVRDKTKIFNKEWIEALETYNMVIVAEMIVRASLLRRESRGVFRRVDYPKADDRYLGHIYVKKKGNEMVLEFKPIAREEAVKVVR, from the coding sequence GTGATCAAAATAAAGAGAATGGAGACTGACGTATTAGTGATAGGTGGTGGCGCTGCAGGTATGAGAGCAGCCATAGCTGCTAATGATACTGGAGCCAAGGTCATGCTGCTAGATAAGGGCTTAATTGGTAGGAGTGGTATGTCGGGCACCATCCCATACTGGAATGTTCCTGCCCCAATTATTCCTGAAGAGGATGAGTACTTCGAAGACTTAATGAGGTCTTCGCATGGGCTAGCTGATCCGAGGCTTCTCAAGGTACTAGTTTCTGAGGCTAGAGATAGAGTTATGGAGTTAGAAGAGTATGGTAACATCTTCACTAGAGACTCGTTAGGGGGAGTATCACCTATTCAAGCTGAAGGTCACTCAAAAGCGAGGGTATTCACGCCAGCCTACTCGTGGATCATGGCTATGCAGTTATTTAGGAGGGGGGTAATGGTTCACGATGAGACCTTCGTTACGAGCTTATTAAAGGTTGGAGATAGAGTTGTAGGTGCTGTTGCGATTAGTCTCAAGGAAGGAGTACTCCTTGCCATTAAGTCTAAGGCTACGATAATTGCTACAGGTGGGGCTGGGCACGTTTTTGGTATGGATACGAGGTTATGGCAATCTACGAATCCAGTCGAGTTGACGGGAGATGGGTATGCCCTAGCCTATAATGCTGGTGCTGAGCTAGTGGACATGGAGTTCAATCAAGTGGTTCTTGAACCACAGTACTCAAGTGGGCTAGGACAGACGTTTACTAGCTCAGCTTTGGCATTGGCCAGATCTTTAAGGTCCTCAGAAGCGTTTCAAGGAGCACCATCAGTCCATCACATGCTAGGTGGTGTCGTAATAGATGAGCATGGTAGGACCAGCATACCTGGATTATATGCATGTGGCGAAGTTGCTGGGGGATTACACCTGAAGGCTACAGATCAGTTCATAGGGTGCTTAGTTTTTGGTAAACGTGCTGGTGAAGCTGCTGCTAAGGAGGAGAGAGGTGGAGATTTATCAATGAATGAGGTGGCGAGGGAGGTGGATCGCGTTCTTTCAGTTCTTAACAGTAACCCCGAGAATCCTCTAACTCCACACATCCTGAGGAGGAGGCTGATGAACACCATGTGGAATAAGGTGGGTTTAGCAAAGAGCGAGAAGAGCTTAATTGAGGCTCTAAATGTAATAGAGGAGGTGAAGAGCTCACTACCTCGAATGCATGTTAGGGACAAAACTAAGATATTTAATAAAGAGTGGATTGAGGCGCTCGAGACCTACAACATGGTCATAGTTGCAGAAATGATAGTTAGGGCCTCCCTCCTAAGAAGAGAGAGTAGAGGGGTCTTTAGGAGGGTGGACTATCCAAAGGCTGATGATAGGTATTTAGGACACATATATGTGAAGAAGAAAGGTAACGAGATGGTCTTGGAGTTCAAGCCTATAGCTAGAGAAGAGGCTGTAAAGGTTGTTAGGTAG
- a CDS encoding molybdopterin-dependent oxidoreductase yields the protein MSFELKGGIEVKKAACWFCYQNCGMLVYVKNGEIIKVEGDPDHPINKGAMCPRPHTWREFLYHPQRVNYPLKRVGERGEGKFKRISWNEALDEIAAKLKELKEKYGPECVASVGGTNRTDDWARRRFFNLFGSPNICHIAHVCWLPTFIAETVTYGWYAVPDIPNTKLIVAWGRNSGSNNLPEMRGILDAKENNNAKLIVIDPRLSELASKADMWLRIRPASDGALALAWINVIINEGLYDREFVEKYCYGFEKLREHVQQYTPEWAEKVTWIPKDDIIESARMYATIKPATMIWGSKNEHMGSGSSSLLRARAILKAITGNLNKAGGNLILGPNTEIYIDSDLELNELLPPEQRAKQLGSDRFKMMSWPAYEVICSYTKKFWGKTPPAEWCCEAHPSYIWRAALTGKPYPIKAIIVVASNPLLSYGNSKLVYQALKSVELLVTMDFWITPTAMLSDYVLPAASWLERPIATSSFGTSNFLILSERAVQPLYERRTDFDFWRELGIRLGQEQYWPWKTLEEAYEYRLEPLGLGMSLSDFVHYIRMHSSLPKVTDRFATPTGKVELYSTILEKMGYEPLPTYKEPPMTPYSNPELAKEYPLILVAGIKFMPFHHSEQRQIQALRRMHPDPLCHINPDTARSLGISDGDWIWIETLNGRIKQRAFYNVSLHPQVVCAEASWWYPEKPGPEPSLFGAFESNVNLLTDDDPEALDQAYGCYYYTGLLCKVYKAEDQPST from the coding sequence ATGTCCTTCGAGCTCAAGGGTGGTATTGAAGTCAAAAAAGCAGCCTGCTGGTTCTGCTATCAAAACTGCGGCATGCTAGTTTATGTCAAGAATGGTGAGATAATAAAAGTTGAAGGTGATCCTGATCATCCAATTAACAAAGGTGCGATGTGCCCTAGACCACACACTTGGAGAGAGTTCCTCTACCACCCACAAAGAGTCAATTACCCACTTAAGAGGGTTGGTGAGAGGGGAGAAGGCAAGTTTAAGAGGATATCTTGGAATGAAGCACTCGACGAGATAGCTGCTAAACTGAAAGAACTTAAGGAGAAGTATGGACCTGAATGTGTTGCCTCAGTAGGTGGGACTAATAGGACGGATGATTGGGCCCGAAGAAGGTTCTTCAATCTATTTGGTAGCCCCAATATATGTCACATAGCTCATGTGTGCTGGCTACCGACATTCATAGCAGAGACCGTAACTTATGGTTGGTACGCTGTGCCAGATATACCTAACACTAAACTCATAGTGGCATGGGGAAGAAACTCAGGCTCAAACAATCTCCCAGAGATGAGGGGCATACTTGATGCTAAAGAGAACAACAATGCCAAGCTCATAGTTATAGATCCCAGACTAAGTGAGTTAGCATCAAAAGCAGACATGTGGTTAAGGATAAGACCAGCATCTGATGGAGCATTAGCACTAGCATGGATTAACGTCATAATTAACGAAGGTCTCTACGATAGAGAGTTTGTAGAAAAGTACTGCTATGGCTTTGAGAAACTAAGAGAACATGTTCAACAGTATACGCCTGAATGGGCTGAGAAGGTAACATGGATACCCAAGGACGACATAATAGAATCCGCTAGGATGTATGCAACAATAAAGCCAGCCACCATGATCTGGGGGTCAAAGAACGAACACATGGGGTCGGGCTCATCGAGTCTACTTAGAGCTAGAGCAATACTAAAAGCCATAACGGGGAATCTAAATAAAGCTGGAGGCAACCTGATCCTAGGTCCTAACACTGAAATCTACATAGACTCAGACTTAGAGCTCAACGAACTGCTACCACCAGAGCAGAGAGCAAAGCAATTGGGATCAGATAGATTCAAGATGATGTCGTGGCCAGCTTACGAGGTCATATGCAGTTACACAAAGAAGTTTTGGGGTAAAACACCGCCAGCTGAGTGGTGTTGTGAAGCCCACCCCTCATACATTTGGAGGGCTGCTTTAACAGGTAAGCCCTACCCAATAAAGGCGATAATAGTCGTAGCGTCTAATCCCCTTCTGTCCTACGGTAACTCTAAACTTGTCTACCAAGCGCTCAAATCCGTTGAGCTCTTAGTGACAATGGACTTCTGGATAACGCCTACAGCAATGCTATCCGATTACGTATTACCAGCTGCCAGTTGGCTTGAGAGACCCATTGCGACAAGCTCCTTTGGGACATCAAACTTCTTGATACTGTCGGAGAGAGCCGTACAACCGCTTTATGAGAGAAGGACCGACTTCGACTTCTGGAGGGAACTTGGCATAAGATTAGGACAAGAGCAGTACTGGCCTTGGAAGACACTCGAGGAAGCTTATGAATACAGGCTTGAGCCCCTCGGGCTCGGTATGAGCTTATCAGACTTCGTTCACTACATAAGGATGCACTCATCTCTTCCTAAAGTCACCGACAGGTTTGCCACACCAACAGGAAAAGTAGAGTTATACTCCACGATACTGGAAAAAATGGGTTATGAACCTCTCCCAACCTATAAAGAACCGCCCATGACACCGTATAGCAATCCAGAACTAGCTAAAGAGTACCCACTCATTTTAGTTGCAGGGATCAAGTTCATGCCTTTTCACCACTCCGAGCAGAGACAGATTCAAGCTCTAAGAAGAATGCATCCTGATCCATTATGTCACATAAACCCAGATACCGCTCGATCACTTGGCATAAGTGATGGTGACTGGATTTGGATAGAGACTTTGAATGGCAGAATAAAGCAGAGAGCTTTCTATAATGTGAGCCTGCATCCACAAGTTGTATGCGCAGAAGCAAGCTGGTGGTACCCAGAGAAGCCTGGACCAGAACCATCACTCTTTGGCGCCTTCGAATCCAATGTGAACCTCTTAACGGATGATGACCCAGAAGCCTTGGATCAAGCCTATGGATGTTACTATTACACAGGATTACTTTGTAAAGTATATAAGGCCGAGGATCAGCCCTCTACCTAA
- the surE gene encoding 5'/3'-nucleotidase SurE has protein sequence MSSERLLALLVNDDGIHSIGLHALRRELEGEFDCVVVGPKRERSGIGKALTVGDVIRIEKVSLNCGDAYALDGTPADAVLIALHKILERKPDIVVAGINLGPNLGVDDILNSGTIGAAMEAAIHGIPSIAISYCVAREFNDSINDRLLEDVGLKLAAKIARVVARDVVRRGMPDGVDLISINVPSYSKDIKGVKITKPSKKGYPDIYVKSIEGYRIAKWDITLYPEDSEDTDVEAVRRGYISISPISLSLTPCINLVGFKFYAELIEAILKEI, from the coding sequence ATGAGTAGTGAGAGACTACTAGCTCTCCTGGTCAATGATGATGGCATTCACTCCATCGGCCTTCACGCCTTGAGAAGGGAGCTTGAAGGAGAATTCGATTGTGTAGTAGTAGGCCCAAAAAGAGAAAGGAGTGGGATAGGCAAGGCCTTAACGGTAGGCGACGTGATTAGAATCGAAAAGGTATCATTGAATTGTGGTGATGCATACGCACTAGATGGAACGCCAGCAGATGCCGTCCTAATAGCATTGCACAAAATCTTAGAGAGAAAGCCCGACATAGTCGTAGCTGGCATAAACCTTGGACCAAACCTAGGCGTGGATGACATCCTAAACTCTGGAACGATAGGAGCTGCTATGGAGGCAGCAATCCACGGTATACCGTCAATAGCCATATCTTACTGCGTAGCCAGGGAATTTAATGATAGCATAAATGATAGGTTACTGGAGGATGTAGGTCTGAAACTAGCTGCCAAGATAGCACGAGTCGTTGCACGAGATGTAGTTAGGAGAGGCATGCCCGATGGTGTTGATCTAATATCAATTAACGTTCCCAGCTACAGTAAGGACATAAAGGGGGTTAAAATAACTAAACCATCTAAGAAGGGATATCCTGACATCTATGTGAAGTCCATCGAGGGTTATAGGATAGCTAAGTGGGACATCACACTATATCCTGAAGACTCGGAAGACACAGATGTAGAAGCAGTTAGGAGAGGCTACATATCGATATCTCCAATAAGCCTAAGCCTAACACCTTGCATTAATCTAGTAGGCTTTAAATTCTATGCTGAGCTCATTGAAGCCATCCTTAAGGAGATATGA